AGGCAGAGGTTAAGACAATTTTGAAAGGAACAGGAGATAATTACATTAGAGAAAGAGCAAATAGTAAAGATTCACATCATGAGTAATAAAGTAATATACGCCATTTATAATGACGATGATATTTTGATGGACGCAGTAAAGAAAACCAGAGCTGCACACCATCATATAGAAGAAGTTTTTACTCCATTCCCAGTTCACGGATTGGATAAAGCTATGGGGTTAGCACCAACAAGATTAGCAATTTGTGCGTTCCTTTATGGATGTGTTGGAATTTCTGTTGCAACAACAATGATGAGTTATATCATGATTCATGACTGGCCACAAGATATTGGTGGTAAACCAAGTTTTAGTTTCATACAAAATATGCCATCTTTCGTGCCAATTATGTTTGAAATGACTGTATTTTTTGCAGCTCACTTAATGGTTATTACTTTTTACATGAGAAGTAGATTATGGCCATTTAAACAAGCAGAGAATCCTGATGTAAGAACAACAGATGACCATTTCTTAATGGAAGTGGCTGTAAACGATAATGAAGCTGAATTAGTTTCTTTCTTTGAAGGTACAGGAGCTGTTGAAGTTAAAGTAATTGAAAAGAATTAATTGTAGCTATGAAAAGGATATATAAAATAACACTTTTAGTTGGTATAACTATTTTAGTTTCATCTTGCCACAATAATTCGGCACCAAACTATCAGTATTTCCCAAATATGTATGAGTCTGTAGCATATGAGACTTATGGAGAGTCAAAAGTATTTAAGGGAGGAAAAGAAGGACAGCTTCCTGTAGAAGGAACTATTAACAGAGGTTTTGAACCTTATGAGTACGAAAATTCAACGGCAGGGTATGAATTGGCTAAAGCTAATTTAAAATCACCTTTGACGGAAGAAGAAAAAAGTTCTGAAAAAGGAAAACAGCTTTTCGAGATTTATTGTATCAGCTGCCATGGCGCAACTGGAAATGGTAAAGGTAAATTGGTTGAAAGAGAAAAATTTCTTGGGGTACCTAGCTATAAAGACAGAGAAATTACTGAAGGTAGTATTTTTCACGTTGAAACTTATGGTTTAAATGCAATGGGTTCACATGCAAATCAATTAAGTGCCCATGAACGTTGGTTAGTTGCTGACTATGTTCTAAAACTAAAAAGCCAATTATAATTGTTGAACAAACTGATCGTAATAGATATGTACACATTTTCAAGTAAATTAAAAACTTTTTCTATCATTCTAATGGCCGTTGGTATATTAGGGATTGGATATGGTTTTTTAAACGCTCCTAAAAATATTGAAGAGGTAGAAACTCTTCTTAAAAAAGAAGCATCAGAGCACGGTGGTGGGCATCATGAAGCTGCTCAAGCACATCATGAAGAAAAAACACAAGAAGCTACTCACCATGCAGAGGCTGAAGAAACACATCCACAGGTTGTTGTAAATAAAGATTCTATTGTTGCAAATGCAGATACAGTTCACGAAGAAAAAACTGAAGTAGTTCACGAAACTGCGGTTGCTAATCATGAAGTAAAAGCAGACAAGCACGAAGAAGTTTCTCATGAACAAGATCATAAAGCGCATGCTGAACATGTTTTACACCAATTGCAAAACAAACCTTGGTCAGCTTTGTATGTTGCTTGTATTTTCTTCTTATTGCTTACTATGGGAGTTTTAGCATTTTATGCTATTCAACAAGTAGCTCAGGCTGGTTGGTCTCCTGTTTTATTTAGAGTTATGCAGGGTATTACAGCTTATTTACCGGCTGGTTCTATTATTTTCTTTATTATTTTGGTTCTTTGTGGTTTACACTTTAATCATATATTTGTTTGGTTAGGTGAAGCTGTTACTGATCCTAAAAGCCCTAATTATGACGCTATCATTGCTGGAAAATCTGGTTATTTAAATTTTCCTTTTTGGATCATCAGAGCATTTATCTTTTTGTTAGGCTGGAACTTATATCGTATTTATTCTAGAAAAAACTGTCTGGCTCAGGATGAAGCTAATGATGATTTATATTACAAAAAGAATTTTAAATTATCTGCTGGTTTCTTAGTATTCTTTATAGTTTCTGAGTCTATTATGTCTTGGGACTGGATAATGTCTTTTGATCCTCACTGGTTTAGTACATTATTTGGATGGTATGTATTTGCTTCTTTCTTTGTAAGCGGTATTACAACTATTGCATTAGTTACAGTTTATTTAAAATCTAAAGGATATTTAGAGTATGTAAATACAAGCCATATTCATGATTTAGCTAAATTTATGTTTGGTATTAGTGTATTCTGGACGTATTTATGGTTCTCTCAATTTATGTTGATTTGGTACGCAAATATTCCTGAAGAGGTAACTTATTTCGTAACAAGAATTCAATTGTATAACCTGCCTTTCTTTGGTGCTGTAGTTATGAATTTTGTTTTCCCGTTATTGATATTAATCAATACAGATTTCAAACGTCTTAACTGGGTTATTGTAATGGCTGGAATTGTGATCTTGTTAGGACACTATGTTGACTTCTTTAATATGATTATGCCTGGAACAGTTGGTGACAGATGGTTTATTGGAGTTTCTGAAATTGCATCTATTCTTTTCTTCTTAGGTTTATTTATTTTCGTAGTGTTTACTGCTTTGAGTAAATCTCCTCTGTTAGCAAAAAGAAATCCTTTCATAGAAGAAAGTAAACATTTTCATTATTAATATTTAAAGAAGTAAACAGATGACAAGTTTGTTGGTAATTATAGTTTTAGTTTTATTAGCAGTTGCATTATGGCAATTGACCAAGATTTTCGATCTTACTCAGGTTGGGGCTTCTTCGGACGATTCTCAGGTAGCGTCTGATAATGATAACAATGTTCAGGGATATATCATGTTTGGCTTTTTGGCTTTCATTTATATCTTCACAATTTACGGTCTACTAAAATGGGGTAATTTGGCACTTCATACACCTGCTTCTGAGCATGGTCTTTTGGTAGATAATTTAATGAATATTACTTGGGTGTTAATTTTTACTGTTCAGGTTATTACTCAGGGTTTATTATATTGGTTTTCTTTTAAATATAAAGGGAATAAAGATAAAAAAGCTTTGTTTTTTGCTGATAGTAATAAATTGGAAGCAATTTGGAGTATAATTCCTTCTGTTGTTTTGGCAATCTTAATACTTTACGGATTGTATGCATGGAATAATATCATGTTTGTTGACAAAGACGAAGATGTAGTAGAAATTGAATTATATGCTCAGCAATTTAAATGGACTGCCAGATATGCAGGGCAGGATAATGTTTTAGGTAAGGCAAATGTTCGTTTAATTGAAGGTATCAATACTTTGGGTGTTGATATGTCTGATCCTAATTCTCAGGATGATATTGTAGTAACTGAATTACATATTCCAAAAGGGAAAAAAGTTCATTTTAAAATGCGTTCTCAGGATGTTTTACACTCTGCTTATTTTCCACACTTTAGAGCACAAATGAACTGTGTTCCGGGAATGGTTACTGAATTTGCTTTTATTCCAACTTATACTACTGCTGAATATAGAGAGCTGCCTTTTATGATTGAGAAAGTAGCTAATATCAATAAACTTAGAAATGAAAAAAGTGCTGAATTAGTAGCAAAAGGAGGTACAGCTTTAGACCCATATACATTTGATTACTTATTGTTGTGTAATAAAATTTGTGGAGCTTCTCACTACAATATGCAAATGAAAGTTGTTGTGGATTCTCCTGAAGATTATAAAAAATGGTTAAGTGAAAAAACAACTTTAGCTCAGGATATTAAAGCTGCAGCTGCGGCTGAAAAGCCAGTTGAAGGAGATGAACCTACTACAGATACAACTACAAAGGTAAAAGATACTGTAAAGGCAGTTATTGATACTGTTAAAGCAGCTGTAGCAAAAGTTGCGGTTAAATAATATTATTAAGAAAATTTAAAGTACAATTATATGTCAGCAGAAGCGCACGGTCACGATCACGGACACGATCACGAGCACGAACATCATCATAAAGACACATTCATTACTAAATATATTTTTAGTATTGATCACAAAATGATTGCTAAACAATACTTGATTACAGGTATTATTATGGGAATTATTGGTATTGTAATGTCTTTACTTTTCAGAATGCAATTAGCTTGGCCTGAAGAGTCTTTTAAAATATTTAATGTTTTATTAGGAGATAAATTCGCACCTGATGGTGTAATGGCTAATGATATTTATTTGGCCTTAGTCACGATTCATGGTACCATCATGGTATT
The Flavobacterium flavigenum genome window above contains:
- a CDS encoding c-type cytochrome encodes the protein MKRIYKITLLVGITILVSSCHNNSAPNYQYFPNMYESVAYETYGESKVFKGGKEGQLPVEGTINRGFEPYEYENSTAGYELAKANLKSPLTEEEKSSEKGKQLFEIYCISCHGATGNGKGKLVEREKFLGVPSYKDREITEGSIFHVETYGLNAMGSHANQLSAHERWLVADYVLKLKSQL
- a CDS encoding quinol:cytochrome C oxidoreductase — its product is MYTFSSKLKTFSIILMAVGILGIGYGFLNAPKNIEEVETLLKKEASEHGGGHHEAAQAHHEEKTQEATHHAEAEETHPQVVVNKDSIVANADTVHEEKTEVVHETAVANHEVKADKHEEVSHEQDHKAHAEHVLHQLQNKPWSALYVACIFFLLLTMGVLAFYAIQQVAQAGWSPVLFRVMQGITAYLPAGSIIFFIILVLCGLHFNHIFVWLGEAVTDPKSPNYDAIIAGKSGYLNFPFWIIRAFIFLLGWNLYRIYSRKNCLAQDEANDDLYYKKNFKLSAGFLVFFIVSESIMSWDWIMSFDPHWFSTLFGWYVFASFFVSGITTIALVTVYLKSKGYLEYVNTSHIHDLAKFMFGISVFWTYLWFSQFMLIWYANIPEEVTYFVTRIQLYNLPFFGAVVMNFVFPLLILINTDFKRLNWVIVMAGIVILLGHYVDFFNMIMPGTVGDRWFIGVSEIASILFFLGLFIFVVFTALSKSPLLAKRNPFIEESKHFHY
- a CDS encoding DUF3341 domain-containing protein, yielding MSNKVIYAIYNDDDILMDAVKKTRAAHHHIEEVFTPFPVHGLDKAMGLAPTRLAICAFLYGCVGISVATTMMSYIMIHDWPQDIGGKPSFSFIQNMPSFVPIMFEMTVFFAAHLMVITFYMRSRLWPFKQAENPDVRTTDDHFLMEVAVNDNEAELVSFFEGTGAVEVKVIEKN
- a CDS encoding cytochrome c oxidase subunit II, giving the protein MTSLLVIIVLVLLAVALWQLTKIFDLTQVGASSDDSQVASDNDNNVQGYIMFGFLAFIYIFTIYGLLKWGNLALHTPASEHGLLVDNLMNITWVLIFTVQVITQGLLYWFSFKYKGNKDKKALFFADSNKLEAIWSIIPSVVLAILILYGLYAWNNIMFVDKDEDVVEIELYAQQFKWTARYAGQDNVLGKANVRLIEGINTLGVDMSDPNSQDDIVVTELHIPKGKKVHFKMRSQDVLHSAYFPHFRAQMNCVPGMVTEFAFIPTYTTAEYRELPFMIEKVANINKLRNEKSAELVAKGGTALDPYTFDYLLLCNKICGASHYNMQMKVVVDSPEDYKKWLSEKTTLAQDIKAAAAAEKPVEGDEPTTDTTTKVKDTVKAVIDTVKAAVAKVAVK